From a region of the Flavobacterium sediminilitoris genome:
- the recR gene encoding recombination mediator RecR, with translation MELPSRLLENAVDEISQLPGIGKRTALRLALHLLRQPENQTLLLSSALEKMRKEIQYCKQCHNISDSETCKICESNTRNKSIICVVEDVRDVMAIEGTGSFKGVYHVLGGKINPIEGIGPSQLNISSLVAKVSKGDISEVIFALSSTMEGDTTNFYIYKQLKEYSVLTSTIARGISIGDELEYADEVTLGRSLMHRIPFEQSIKQV, from the coding sequence ATGGAATTACCTTCAAGATTATTAGAAAATGCTGTCGATGAAATCTCTCAATTACCAGGAATAGGTAAGAGAACTGCTTTACGTTTAGCATTGCATCTTTTAAGACAGCCAGAGAATCAGACTTTACTGTTAAGTTCTGCATTAGAAAAAATGAGAAAAGAAATTCAGTATTGTAAACAATGTCATAATATTTCAGATTCAGAAACATGTAAGATATGTGAAAGCAATACAAGGAATAAATCGATAATTTGTGTTGTTGAAGATGTTAGAGATGTTATGGCAATAGAAGGAACAGGTTCGTTTAAAGGAGTTTATCATGTTTTAGGTGGTAAAATCAATCCTATTGAAGGAATTGGTCCATCACAATTGAATATAAGCTCATTAGTTGCTAAGGTATCAAAAGGAGATATTAGTGAGGTAATCTTCGCATTGAGTTCAACAATGGAAGGAGATACTACAAATTTCTATATATATAAGCAATTAAAAGAATATTCAGTTTTAACGTCTACAATTGCTAGAGGAATTTCTATAGGTGATGAATTAGAATATGCAGATGAAGTGACTTTAGGAAGAAGTTTAATGCATAGAATACCTTTTGAACAGTCAATCAAACAAGTTTAA
- a CDS encoding sodium:solute symporter, whose amino-acid sequence MQPITIITIILSYFLLLIVFSFFVGRKETNDNESFFKGNKQSPWYLVAFGMIGASLSGVTFISVPGWIESSQFSYMQVVLGYIVGYFVIATILLPLYYKLNLTSIYTYLDSRFGNYSYKTGASLFLLSRIVGASFRLYLVANVLQIILFDELGIEFWQTVTITVLLIWLYTFKSGIKTIVWTDTLQTLFMLIALGVTIYHVSGSLDLGGDTLIHFISNSDLSKTFFFDDILSKDYFWKQFISGAFIAIVMTGLDQDMMQKNLTCRSLKDAQKNIFWFTIVLTIVNLIFLCLGLLLTVYAQQNGIDAHKDDLFPVLAKDYLGSGIFIFFLLGLIAAAYSSADSALTSLTTSFSIDILNIEKKYDIKKQVKVRKQIHVLISLILILVIISFKYLINDASVISKLFTYAGYTYGPLLGLYAFGLFTKIKVKDKYVPIVAILSPILTYIISIATAIYSYLKFDFTDCSIAQTKWECAVLFAKNNYYQFGFELLLINGILTFLGLILISRK is encoded by the coding sequence ATGCAACCCATTACAATTATAACTATAATTCTTTCTTATTTCCTTCTTTTAATCGTTTTTTCCTTTTTTGTTGGAAGAAAAGAAACAAATGACAATGAATCCTTCTTTAAAGGAAATAAGCAATCTCCTTGGTATTTAGTCGCTTTTGGAATGATTGGCGCTTCACTCTCTGGAGTTACTTTTATTTCTGTACCTGGTTGGATTGAAAGTTCTCAATTTAGCTATATGCAAGTTGTACTAGGATATATTGTTGGTTATTTTGTAATAGCAACAATATTATTGCCTTTATATTACAAGCTCAACTTGACTTCAATATACACCTATTTAGACAGTCGATTTGGAAATTATTCGTATAAAACAGGAGCTTCTCTCTTTCTATTATCAAGAATTGTAGGTGCTAGTTTTAGGTTATATCTTGTAGCAAACGTATTGCAAATTATTTTATTTGATGAATTAGGAATTGAATTTTGGCAAACAGTTACAATAACAGTACTTCTAATTTGGCTATATACTTTTAAATCTGGTATTAAAACAATTGTTTGGACCGATACTTTGCAAACTCTTTTTATGTTAATTGCATTAGGTGTTACGATTTATCATGTAAGCGGTTCATTAGATTTAGGAGGAGATACATTAATCCATTTTATTTCAAATAGTGACTTGTCTAAAACATTCTTTTTCGATGATATTTTATCTAAAGATTACTTTTGGAAACAATTTATATCAGGAGCTTTTATTGCTATTGTAATGACTGGGTTAGATCAAGATATGATGCAAAAAAACTTAACATGTAGAAGTTTGAAAGATGCGCAAAAAAATATCTTTTGGTTCACTATTGTTTTAACCATAGTTAATTTGATATTCTTATGTCTAGGTTTATTATTAACTGTTTATGCACAACAAAACGGAATAGATGCTCATAAAGATGATTTATTTCCTGTTTTAGCAAAAGACTATTTAGGTTCAGGAATTTTCATCTTCTTCTTATTAGGATTAATTGCTGCTGCTTATAGTAGTGCTGATAGCGCTTTAACTTCTTTAACAACTTCTTTTAGCATTGATATTTTAAATATTGAAAAAAAATATGACATTAAAAAACAAGTAAAAGTTAGAAAACAAATACATGTTTTAATTTCTCTAATTTTAATTTTAGTAATTATCTCTTTCAAATATCTAATTAACGATGCTAGTGTAATTTCTAAACTTTTCACTTATGCTGGATACACTTATGGTCCATTACTAGGTTTATACGCTTTTGGATTGTTTACCAAAATTAAAGTTAAAGATAAGTACGTTCCAATAGTTGCAATACTATCCCCTATTTTAACATATATAATTAGTATTGCAACAGCAATATATAGCTACTTAAAATTTGATTTTACAGATTGTAGTATCGCACAAACCAAATGGGAATGTGCTGTCTTATTTGCAAAAAACAATTATTATCAATTTGGTTTTGAACTATTATTAATAAATGGAATATTAACTTTTTTAGGATTAATATTGATTAGTCGCAAGTAG
- a CDS encoding CoA-binding protein, which produces MKTLVIGATTNKERYAYKAIHNLVGKSHQVVAIGAKSGMALDVKIETEKIPFLGIDTVTLYINPKRQEEYYDYIISLKPRRVIFNPGTENPDFYKLLNDNGIKNEIACTLVLLATNQY; this is translated from the coding sequence ATGAAAACATTAGTTATAGGAGCTACTACAAATAAAGAGCGATATGCATATAAAGCAATTCATAATTTAGTAGGAAAAAGCCATCAAGTAGTTGCTATAGGTGCAAAATCAGGAATGGCTTTAGATGTTAAAATAGAAACTGAAAAAATTCCATTTTTAGGAATTGATACAGTAACACTATATATCAATCCGAAAAGACAAGAAGAATACTATGATTATATCATTTCTTTAAAACCTAGAAGGGTAATTTTTAATCCAGGAACAGAAAATCCCGATTTTTATAAATTATTAAACGATAATGGTATTAAAAATGAAATTGCTTGTACACTTGTTCTACTTGCGACTAATCAATATTAA
- a CDS encoding MarC family NAAT transporter gives MELFIYVFAALFSVLNPLGAVPVFVGLTQDDTKQERSRISLWAAINVAIILIISYFIGKYVLIFFGISIDALRIAGGLLIVNSGFSLLSGNVSKKKGVNKRVTNDAMRRNDIALTPLAMPMLAGPGSMSLLIAMYQEQPEIAQKMITCIAILCVALTIFLILRSAHYISRILGASGIVAISRIIGFIVIAIGIQYISSSVVNIFQSI, from the coding sequence ATGGAATTATTTATTTATGTTTTTGCCGCCTTATTTTCTGTTTTAAACCCTTTAGGAGCTGTTCCTGTTTTTGTAGGACTTACACAAGATGATACTAAACAAGAACGATCTAGAATTTCTCTTTGGGCAGCCATTAACGTAGCAATAATATTAATTATCTCTTATTTCATTGGAAAATATGTACTTATTTTTTTCGGAATTAGCATAGATGCTCTAAGAATTGCTGGAGGTTTATTGATTGTTAATTCTGGTTTTAGTTTACTTTCTGGTAATGTTAGCAAGAAAAAAGGAGTAAATAAAAGAGTAACTAATGATGCTATGCGTAGAAATGACATTGCATTAACTCCTTTAGCCATGCCAATGCTTGCTGGTCCTGGTTCTATGTCATTATTAATTGCTATGTATCAAGAACAACCCGAAATAGCACAAAAAATGATAACTTGTATTGCTATTTTATGTGTTGCTCTAACCATCTTTCTAATTTTAAGAAGTGCTCACTACATTTCTAGAATTTTAGGAGCTTCAGGTATTGTAGCCATTTCTAGGATTATTGGATTTATAGTTATTGCAATTGGAATTCAATACATCAGTAGTTCTGTTGTAAATATTTTTCAAAGTATTTAA
- a CDS encoding YdeI/OmpD-associated family protein, translating into MKEFNAKIEIIGINPFVFIPDDVLNYIFEKAEKNKGKIPVRIKIEGHEFEQTLIKYSGHWRLYLNTPMRQSAKKEVGQITRIEIEFDPNERKVPFHPKFKKALEENENAKKIFDNLSPSLQKEILRYLSFLKTEESIDRNVKKAVNFLLGKERFIGREKP; encoded by the coding sequence ATGAAAGAATTTAATGCGAAAATTGAAATTATCGGAATAAATCCCTTCGTTTTTATTCCAGACGACGTTTTGAATTATATTTTTGAAAAGGCAGAAAAAAATAAAGGAAAGATTCCAGTTCGCATCAAAATTGAAGGACACGAGTTTGAACAGACCTTGATAAAATACAGCGGACATTGGCGACTTTATTTAAACACTCCAATGAGGCAATCTGCCAAAAAAGAAGTTGGACAAATAACACGAATTGAAATCGAGTTTGATCCAAACGAAAGAAAAGTACCCTTTCATCCAAAATTTAAAAAAGCGTTGGAAGAAAATGAGAATGCAAAAAAGATATTTGATAATTTATCACCTTCCTTACAAAAGGAAATTTTGAGATATTTGTCATTCCTAAAAACAGAAGAAAGTATAGACAGAAATGTAAAAAAAGCCGTAAATTTTCTTCTTGGAAAAGAGAGGTTTATTGGAAGAGAAAAACCATGA
- a CDS encoding tetratricopeptide repeat protein encodes MEYKLPEDKIPIFNLNFEKGNELVDGLIIAKGERRPKLGFWNKRKAKKAIKYYSKCLSMIPNHWQTNWLIAKVYQAMSENKKALNHFETAVKIEKTNPDLPREASISAMDSGNVKLAVEYSQEAINRESNDAGLYCNHALNLMVLGNDDKAKIYIDRAIKMAPDDEINKNVYALINAVASGERKRPKYNELN; translated from the coding sequence ATGGAATATAAATTACCAGAAGATAAAATCCCAATTTTCAACTTAAATTTTGAGAAAGGAAATGAGTTGGTTGATGGTTTGATTATAGCAAAAGGAGAAAGAAGACCGAAATTAGGATTTTGGAATAAAAGAAAAGCTAAAAAAGCAATCAAATATTATTCTAAATGCTTGTCTATGATACCAAATCATTGGCAAACGAATTGGTTGATAGCAAAGGTTTACCAAGCAATGTCCGAAAATAAAAAAGCTTTAAATCATTTTGAAACAGCGGTTAAAATAGAAAAAACAAATCCCGACTTACCACGCGAAGCCTCAATTTCTGCAATGGATTCAGGAAATGTAAAATTAGCGGTAGAATATTCTCAAGAAGCAATTAATCGTGAATCAAATGACGCTGGACTTTATTGTAATCATGCTTTAAACTTGATGGTTTTAGGTAATGATGATAAAGCTAAAATTTATATTGATAGAGCAATAAAAATGGCTCCTGATGATGAAATAAATAAAAATGTTTACGCACTAATAAATGCTGTTGCGAGTGGTGAAAGAAAAAGACCAAAATACAATGAATTGAACTAA
- a CDS encoding FAD-dependent oxidoreductase, with translation MKTVTVLGCGIVGLTTAIKLQEQGYKVTIIAKERFNKTLSSKVGAIWFPFEVHPKEKANKWATLAYQEYLLDIKEGNGIAFIPFITSYNNESNTDWTNQLPKESVRKALSAELPKGIEMAYISIVPLAEPLLYLPYLFTRFTNNGGAFKEQQIISLQEAANLNTLIINCTGLGAKELCNDTDLQPMRGQILRCEKMDIPSYADSIKKGALSYIINRSEDCVIGGTDYENDWNTNVEINDTNLIIKRLLDIGLSQKTPNIIEEIVGLRPKRSAVRFEFDENFSNIFHNYGHGGAGFTVAWGCAIDLVEIVKHEIYY, from the coding sequence ATGAAAACAGTAACCGTTTTAGGATGTGGAATTGTAGGCTTAACAACTGCGATCAAACTACAAGAACAAGGATACAAAGTAACAATAATTGCTAAAGAACGTTTTAACAAAACACTTTCTAGTAAAGTTGGTGCAATTTGGTTTCCCTTTGAAGTTCATCCAAAAGAAAAAGCCAACAAGTGGGCAACACTTGCCTACCAAGAATACTTGTTAGATATAAAAGAAGGAAATGGCATTGCTTTTATTCCATTTATAACCTCATATAATAACGAAAGCAACACCGATTGGACAAACCAATTACCTAAAGAATCTGTTAGAAAAGCTTTGTCAGCAGAATTACCAAAAGGAATAGAAATGGCATATATTTCAATAGTTCCCTTGGCAGAACCACTTTTATATTTACCTTATTTATTTACTCGTTTTACAAATAATGGAGGAGCATTTAAAGAACAACAAATTATAAGTTTACAAGAAGCAGCAAATCTAAATACATTAATAATTAATTGCACCGGTTTAGGTGCAAAAGAATTATGCAATGATACTGATTTACAACCAATGCGGGGACAAATATTACGCTGTGAAAAAATGGATATTCCATCTTATGCTGATTCAATAAAAAAAGGAGCATTGAGTTATATTATTAACCGAAGCGAAGACTGCGTAATTGGCGGAACTGATTACGAAAATGATTGGAATACCAATGTAGAAATAAATGATACAAACTTAATTATTAAACGCCTTTTAGACATTGGATTATCACAAAAAACGCCCAATATAATAGAAGAAATTGTAGGTTTAAGACCAAAAAGAAGCGCTGTTCGTTTTGAGTTTGACGAAAATTTCTCCAATATTTTTCACAATTACGGTCATGGTGGAGCTGGTTTTACAGTAGCTTGGGGTTGTGCCATTGATCTTGTTGAAATAGTAAAACATGAAATTTATTACTGA
- a CDS encoding serine hydrolase gives MSRKYFSLLFLFISISIFSQTKLNEKNLDKQLLKLQETTQTVGFSVAIVKDNQVIYSKGFGYRDAEQKLKANENTLYPIGSTSKAFTTALLGIMEEEKGLKFTDSPIKYLPELKFYNDELNNKITILDMISHRTGLPRHDFSWYLFPIENKDSLLSRVKYHEPFTGIREKWHYNNFMYLAQGLITEKLTGKSWEDNIRERFFKPLNMSTSNLSIEELKKQSNISKGYSLENFETNEAIPYYDIAAISPAGSINSSVKEMANWLKIWLNEGKLNEVQVLPKRYVEKAINPLMLVGNGIADKQFPNQHLNSYGYAWFVSSYKGHYRVEHGGNIDGFSANVSFFPTDKIGIVVLTNQDGSALPTLVRNAISDEVLNLEKTDWVAYYDKLIAPLKKQIKDKKEKEAESKVNHTTPTHNITEYTGKYNHKGYGTFQIEVKNDSLWANFTREKVYLKHTHYDIFKGFALKGNKVSSDEVGSNFNFQTNDLGDIESVKLNIETTLDPIIFKRSPLEVAVSTEKLNKYVGSYLLSGVELKISIKKDNLKLFVPGQPEYTLIPIKENEFSIKGLSGYKAVFEEKDNKLNVVLHQPNGVFTAVKQ, from the coding sequence ATGTCTAGAAAATATTTTTCGCTACTTTTTCTTTTTATCAGCATTTCCATTTTTTCACAAACCAAGCTAAATGAAAAAAATCTTGATAAACAACTATTAAAATTACAAGAAACCACTCAAACAGTTGGTTTTTCAGTTGCCATTGTTAAAGATAATCAAGTAATCTATTCCAAAGGATTTGGTTATAGAGATGCAGAACAAAAATTAAAAGCAAACGAAAATACTTTATATCCTATTGGTTCCACTTCAAAAGCATTTACTACTGCTTTATTAGGTATTATGGAAGAAGAAAAAGGATTAAAATTTACCGATAGTCCTATAAAATATTTACCTGAGTTGAAATTTTACAACGATGAATTAAATAATAAAATCACCATTTTAGACATGATAAGCCATCGCACAGGTTTACCACGTCATGATTTTTCATGGTATTTATTCCCTATCGAAAACAAAGACAGCCTTTTGTCTCGTGTAAAATATCACGAACCTTTTACAGGCATAAGAGAAAAATGGCATTATAACAATTTCATGTACTTAGCACAAGGTTTAATCACAGAAAAACTAACAGGAAAAAGTTGGGAAGACAATATTAGAGAACGTTTTTTTAAACCATTAAATATGTCAACTTCAAATTTAAGCATTGAAGAACTAAAAAAACAATCAAATATTTCAAAAGGATATTCATTAGAAAATTTTGAAACCAATGAAGCAATTCCTTATTACGATATTGCAGCAATTAGTCCAGCAGGAAGCATTAATAGTAGTGTAAAAGAAATGGCAAATTGGCTTAAAATTTGGCTAAATGAAGGAAAATTAAATGAAGTTCAAGTATTACCTAAAAGGTATGTAGAAAAAGCCATTAATCCATTAATGTTAGTTGGTAACGGTATTGCAGACAAACAATTTCCAAACCAACATTTAAATAGTTATGGTTATGCTTGGTTTGTTTCTTCATATAAAGGACATTATAGAGTAGAACATGGAGGAAATATTGATGGTTTTTCTGCAAATGTATCTTTTTTTCCTACCGATAAAATTGGAATTGTTGTACTCACAAATCAAGATGGATCAGCTTTACCAACTCTAGTAAGAAACGCAATTTCTGATGAAGTTTTAAATTTAGAAAAAACAGATTGGGTAGCCTATTATGACAAATTAATAGCACCTTTAAAAAAACAAATTAAAGACAAAAAAGAAAAAGAAGCAGAAAGCAAAGTTAACCATACAACCCCAACACATAATATAACAGAATACACTGGGAAATATAACCATAAAGGCTATGGAACATTTCAAATTGAAGTTAAAAATGATTCGCTTTGGGCAAACTTTACAAGAGAAAAAGTATATTTAAAACATACACATTATGATATTTTCAAAGGATTTGCTCTAAAAGGCAATAAAGTAAGCAGCGACGAAGTAGGTTCAAATTTCAATTTTCAGACTAATGATTTAGGAGATATTGAATCAGTTAAACTAAATATAGAAACTACTTTAGATCCAATTATTTTTAAAAGAAGTCCTTTAGAAGTGGCTGTTTCTACAGAAAAATTGAATAAATATGTAGGAAGCTATTTGCTTTCTGGAGTAGAGCTAAAAATTTCTATTAAAAAAGACAATTTAAAACTTTTTGTTCCTGGGCAACCAGAATATACTTTAATTCCAATAAAAGAAAATGAATTTTCAATTAAAGGATTATCAGGATACAAAGCTGTTTTTGAAGAGAAAGACAATAAATTAAATGTAGTATTACACCAACCTAATGGAGTGTTTACTGCTGTAAAACAATAA
- a CDS encoding MutS-related protein codes for MIKDIIFQIEYTFSQIKFNRKRELNRKLKESFGKLKDDSFDFDSIEKYFRKKDNSKVYQVLSDKTCNDLDFDDLFMFLDRTHSKIGQQYLYNHLRTIEINEKKTRLNEEIITAFLKNYELRISVQKELEKLKHKDVYYISSLFQDEHLNPPKWFFVIKLLSFASLVSLVLVFFNPIFFIVLLGVFCVNFVLHYWNKNNLVQYVGSIPQLLRLNNVASHLFTNPLLKKINPDLSKSIKLINEVKSRMSFFSLEAKLQGEFEIIVWFVFEIFKTMFLLEPLLLFGVLKRLNTKREEIESVFKFVGHIDMLVSVASLRKGLETFCLPIINDENKIIAKDISHPLIFKCTTNNIEITEKSILLTGSNMSGKTSFIRAIGLNVITGLTINTCFAKSMTFPLLKVFSAIRISDDLMNNKSYYFEEVLTIKEMLKESENGNKNLFLLDEIFKGTNTVERISAGKSILSALAKHNNKILVSTHDIELTDMLLNEYELYHFSETVNEDNIGFDYKLKEGKLKNRNAIRILEINDYPKEVVKEAVKIAKKIDETYLVKNVTGSNLYM; via the coding sequence ATGATTAAAGACATAATATTTCAAATAGAATATACTTTTTCTCAAATAAAATTCAACCGAAAAAGAGAGTTAAATAGAAAGCTGAAAGAATCATTTGGAAAGCTGAAAGATGATTCCTTTGACTTTGACAGTATTGAAAAATACTTTAGAAAGAAAGACAACTCAAAAGTTTATCAAGTATTATCAGACAAAACTTGTAATGATTTGGATTTTGATGATTTGTTTATGTTCCTAGATAGAACTCATTCAAAGATTGGTCAACAATATCTATACAATCATCTTCGTACTATTGAAATAAATGAAAAGAAGACCAGACTAAATGAAGAAATAATAACAGCGTTTTTAAAAAATTATGAATTAAGAATTTCGGTTCAAAAAGAACTCGAAAAGCTAAAACATAAAGATGTATATTATATATCTTCTTTGTTTCAAGATGAGCATCTCAATCCACCAAAATGGTTTTTTGTAATAAAGTTATTATCGTTTGCTAGTTTAGTGTCGCTCGTTTTGGTTTTTTTCAATCCTATATTTTTTATTGTTCTTTTAGGTGTTTTTTGCGTGAATTTTGTACTTCATTATTGGAATAAAAATAATTTAGTTCAATATGTAGGTTCAATTCCACAACTTTTAAGACTTAATAATGTTGCCTCACATTTATTTACCAATCCGTTATTAAAAAAAATAAATCCTGACTTATCCAAGTCAATAAAACTAATAAATGAAGTTAAAAGTAGAATGTCTTTTTTCTCACTCGAAGCCAAACTTCAAGGTGAATTTGAAATTATAGTTTGGTTTGTATTTGAGATTTTTAAAACAATGTTTCTACTTGAGCCATTATTGTTATTTGGTGTTTTAAAAAGACTAAACACAAAAAGAGAAGAAATAGAAAGTGTTTTTAAATTTGTTGGGCATATTGATATGTTAGTTTCCGTAGCATCTTTAAGAAAAGGACTCGAAACATTTTGTTTGCCAATTATTAACGATGAAAATAAAATTATTGCTAAAGATATAAGTCATCCTTTAATTTTTAAATGCACAACTAATAACATTGAAATAACTGAAAAATCGATACTTCTTACAGGCTCAAATATGTCTGGAAAAACGTCTTTTATTCGTGCCATTGGTCTCAATGTAATAACTGGGCTTACAATTAATACTTGTTTTGCTAAATCAATGACTTTTCCTTTATTAAAAGTGTTTTCAGCTATTCGAATAAGCGATGATTTGATGAATAATAAAAGTTATTATTTTGAAGAAGTATTAACCATCAAGGAAATGCTAAAAGAAAGTGAAAATGGAAATAAAAACCTCTTTCTTTTAGATGAAATATTTAAAGGAACAAATACTGTTGAACGTATTTCTGCTGGAAAATCTATTTTGTCTGCTTTGGCAAAACATAATAATAAAATATTAGTCTCAACCCACGACATAGAATTAACAGATATGCTTTTGAACGAATATGAATTATATCATTTTAGTGAAACAGTAAATGAGGACAATATAGGTTTTGATTACAAATTGAAAGAAGGAAAGCTAAAAAATAGAAATGCTATTAGAATACTTGAAATTAATGACTATCCAAAAGAAGTTGTGAAAGAAGCAGTCAAAATAGCCAAAAAAATAGATGAAACATATTTAGTAAAAAATGTTACTGGGAGCAATTTGTATATGTGA
- a CDS encoding REP-associated tyrosine transposase, translating to MSRKYKFGEQSGAYFISFATVNWIDVFTRIEYFDLITESLDYCRKNKGMEIYGYCIMPSHIHLIFRSSHADPSGLIRDFKGFTSRKIMKAIVENEQESRKEWMLWMFERAGKKNSNVKQRQFWQQNNKPIEIWSLKVFEQKLNYVHYNPVQTGFVTDPIDWKYSSARNYGNNDQTILEIDIN from the coding sequence ATGAGTAGGAAGTATAAATTTGGAGAGCAATCAGGAGCCTATTTTATTAGCTTCGCAACAGTTAATTGGATAGACGTATTTACGAGAATAGAATATTTTGATTTAATTACAGAATCTTTAGACTATTGTAGAAAAAACAAAGGTATGGAGATTTATGGCTATTGTATAATGCCAAGTCATATTCATTTAATTTTTCGTTCATCACATGCTGACCCTTCTGGATTAATTCGAGATTTTAAAGGTTTTACTTCTAGAAAAATAATGAAAGCGATAGTTGAAAATGAACAGGAAAGCAGAAAAGAATGGATGCTTTGGATGTTTGAAAGAGCAGGGAAAAAGAATAGTAATGTGAAACAAAGACAGTTTTGGCAACAAAACAATAAACCAATAGAGATTTGGTCTTTAAAAGTTTTTGAACAGAAACTAAATTATGTTCATTATAACCCTGTACAAACAGGATTTGTAACAGATCCAATAGATTGGAAGTATAGTAGTGCTAGAAACTATGGCAACAACGATCAAACAATTTTAGAGATTGATATAAATTGA